ATTTCGCGCAGGTGCCGACCGTCGAGCTCGCATACGGCCGCAAGCGCGCGCTGGAGATCGCGACCACGCTCGCGATGGAGCCCGAACTGATGCTGCTCGACGAGCCCACGCAGGGGATGGGCCACGAGGACGTCGATCGCGTGACCGCGCTGATCAAGAAGGTCGCGAGCGGCCGCACGATCCTGATGGTCGAGCACAACATGAACGTGATCGCGGGTATCTCCGACACGATCACCGTCCTGCAACGCGGCGAGGTGCTGGCCGAAGGCTCGTACGCGGAAGTGTCGAAGAATCCGCTCGTCATCGAGGCCTACATGGGCAGCGCCGACGCGGCGCTCGCGGGGGCGCACGCATGAAGCACAGCGAACGGGAGGAACGCGAATTGAGCGGCGTCGAAAGCGGTACGCCCGCGCTGGAGATCACGGGCCTGGAGGCCTGGTACGGGGAATCCCACATATTGCACGGTGTCGACCTGACGGTGCATCGCGGTGAGGTCGTCACGCTGCTCGGCCGCAACGGCGCGGGCCGCACGACGACGCTGCGCGCGATCATGGGCCTGACGGGCCGCCGCAGCGGGTCGATCAAGGTCGCGGGCAACGAGACGATCGGCCTCGCGACGCACCGCATCGCGCATTACGGCATCGGCTACTGCCCGGAGGAGCGCGGGATCTTCTCGAGCCTGTCGTGCGAGGAGAACCTGATGCTGCCGCCGCTGATCGGGCCGCGCGAGCACGCGATGCCGATCGACGAGATCTACGCGATGTTCCCGAACCTCGCGTCGCGCCGGCAAAGCCAGGGCACGCGGCTGTCCGGTGGCGAGCAGCAGATGCTCGCGGTCGCGCGGATCCTGCGCACCGGCGCGAACCTGCTGCTGCTCGACGAGATTTCCGAAGGCCTCGCACCGGTAATCGTGCAGGCGCTGGCGCGGATGATCGTCGCGCTGAAGGCGCGCGGCTACACGATCGTGATGGTCGAACAGAATTTCCGCTTCGCCGCGCCGCTTGCCGACCGGTTCTACGTGATGGAGCACGGCAGCATCGTCGAACATTTCCAGGCGGCCGAACTGGAAAGCAAGATGCCGACCCTGCACGACCTGCTCGGGGTGTGACGCCGCCCCGTTTGCCTTGCCGCTAGCCGTGGCGGCCCTCGAACAACCACAACGCATCAGAACAACAGGAGACGTCAATGAAAATGAAGACCCTCGCACAGGCCTGCCTCGCGCTCGCGAGCGCCGCGTTCACCGCCGGCGCAGCACACGCGGCGGATACCGTGAAGATCGGCTTCATCACCGACATGTCGGGGCTTTACGCGGATATCGACGGGCAGGGGGGCCTCGAGGCGATCCGCATGGCGGTGGCCGACTTCGGCGGCAAGGTGCTCGGCAAGCCGATCGAGGTTGTTTACGCGGATCACCAGAACAAGGCCGACATCGCCGCGTCGAAGGCGCGCGAATGGATGGACCGCGGCGGCCTCGACCTGCTGGTCGGC
This region of Burkholderia contaminans genomic DNA includes:
- a CDS encoding ABC transporter ATP-binding protein yields the protein MKHSEREERELSGVESGTPALEITGLEAWYGESHILHGVDLTVHRGEVVTLLGRNGAGRTTTLRAIMGLTGRRSGSIKVAGNETIGLATHRIAHYGIGYCPEERGIFSSLSCEENLMLPPLIGPREHAMPIDEIYAMFPNLASRRQSQGTRLSGGEQQMLAVARILRTGANLLLLDEISEGLAPVIVQALARMIVALKARGYTIVMVEQNFRFAAPLADRFYVMEHGSIVEHFQAAELESKMPTLHDLLGV